In Synechococcus sp. KORDI-52, one genomic interval encodes:
- the atpD gene encoding F0F1 ATP synthase subunit beta, with translation MVASAPASAGTKGVIRQVIGPVLDVEFPAGKLPKIYNALRIEGKNPAGDDVALTAEVQQLLGDHRVRAVAMSGTDGLVRGMEAVDTGAPISVPVGEGTLGRIFNVLGEPVDEQGPVNTTATAPIHRDAPNITELETKPKVFETGIKVIDLLAPYRQGGKVGLFGGAGVGKTVLIQELINNIAKEHGGVSVFGGVGERTREGNDLYEEFKESGVINADDLSKSKVALCYGQMNEPPGARMRVGLSALTMAEHFRDVNKQDVLLFVDNIFRFVQAGSEVSALLGRMPSAVGYQPTLGTDVGALQERVASTVEGSITSIQAVYVPADDLTDPAPATTFAHLDATTVLNRALASKGIYPAVDPLDSTSTMLQPAVVGDEHYRTARAVQSTLQRYKELQDIIAILGLDELSEDDRRTVDRARKVEKFLSQPFFVAEIFTGMPGKYVKLDETIAGFNQILSGELDNLPEAAFYLVGNIEEVKAKAEKIAAETK, from the coding sequence ATGGTCGCTTCTGCTCCTGCATCTGCTGGCACCAAGGGTGTGATCCGTCAGGTGATCGGCCCGGTTCTGGACGTGGAATTTCCCGCAGGGAAACTGCCGAAGATCTACAACGCCCTGCGCATCGAGGGTAAAAACCCAGCTGGTGATGACGTAGCCCTGACGGCTGAGGTTCAACAGCTTCTGGGAGATCATCGCGTTCGCGCCGTTGCCATGAGTGGCACCGATGGCCTGGTTCGCGGCATGGAAGCCGTCGACACCGGTGCACCGATCTCCGTGCCCGTGGGCGAAGGCACCCTCGGCCGGATCTTCAATGTGCTGGGCGAGCCCGTCGACGAGCAGGGCCCTGTGAACACAACAGCCACCGCTCCCATCCACCGGGATGCCCCCAACATCACTGAGCTTGAAACCAAGCCCAAGGTGTTCGAGACCGGCATCAAGGTGATTGACCTTCTGGCTCCCTACCGCCAAGGCGGAAAGGTCGGCCTGTTCGGCGGAGCCGGCGTGGGCAAGACCGTGTTGATTCAGGAACTGATCAACAACATCGCCAAGGAGCACGGCGGTGTGTCGGTGTTCGGTGGTGTGGGTGAGCGCACCCGTGAGGGCAATGATCTCTACGAGGAATTCAAGGAATCCGGCGTGATCAACGCCGATGACCTATCCAAGTCGAAGGTGGCTCTCTGCTACGGCCAGATGAACGAGCCCCCCGGTGCCCGGATGCGCGTGGGTCTCTCCGCTCTGACCATGGCGGAGCACTTCCGCGACGTGAACAAGCAGGACGTGCTTCTGTTCGTCGACAACATCTTCCGTTTCGTGCAGGCGGGTTCTGAGGTGTCTGCACTGCTGGGCCGCATGCCTTCCGCTGTGGGCTACCAGCCCACCCTGGGCACCGATGTGGGTGCCTTGCAGGAGCGTGTTGCCTCCACCGTTGAAGGTTCGATCACATCGATCCAGGCCGTCTACGTGCCTGCTGACGACCTGACGGACCCCGCTCCCGCCACCACCTTTGCTCACCTCGATGCCACCACGGTGCTGAACCGTGCCCTGGCCTCCAAGGGCATCTATCCAGCCGTGGATCCTCTGGATTCCACCAGCACCATGCTGCAGCCGGCTGTGGTGGGTGATGAGCACTACCGCACGGCGCGCGCCGTGCAGTCCACCCTGCAGCGCTACAAGGAACTCCAGGACATCATCGCGATTCTGGGTCTCGACGAACTGTCGGAAGACGACCGCCGCACCGTGGATCGTGCCCGCAAGGTTGAGAAGTTCCTCTCACAGCCCTTCTTCGTGGCTGAGATCTTCACCGGCATGCCCGGCAAGTACGTGAAGCTGGACGAGACCATCGCTGGTTTCAACCAGATCCTCTCCGGTGAGCTGGACAACCTTCCCGAAGCCGCCTTCTACCTGGTGGGCAACATCGAGGAAGTGAAAGCCAAGGCCGAGAAGATCGCCGCCGAAACCAAGTGA
- the groES gene encoding co-chaperone GroES, translating into MAAVSLSVSTVKPLGDRIFIKVSASEETTAGGILLPDTAKEKPQVGEVVQVGPGKRNDDGSRQAPEVGVGDKVLYSKYAGTDIKLGSDEYVLLSEKDILAVVN; encoded by the coding sequence ATGGCTGCTGTTTCTCTCAGCGTCTCGACTGTCAAACCCCTTGGCGATCGCATCTTCATCAAGGTGTCCGCTTCTGAAGAGACCACTGCCGGCGGCATTCTTCTGCCTGACACCGCCAAAGAAAAGCCCCAGGTGGGTGAAGTGGTTCAGGTGGGCCCCGGCAAGCGCAACGACGACGGCAGCCGCCAGGCTCCCGAAGTCGGTGTGGGCGACAAGGTCCTCTACAGCAAGTACGCCGGCACCGACATCAAGCTCGGCAGCGATGAATACGTGCTGCTGTCCGAGAAGGACATCCTGGCCGTCGTCAACTGA
- the groL gene encoding chaperonin GroEL (60 kDa chaperone family; promotes refolding of misfolded polypeptides especially under stressful conditions; forms two stacked rings of heptamers to form a barrel-shaped 14mer; ends can be capped by GroES; misfolded proteins enter the barrel where they are refolded when GroES binds): MAKRIIYNENARRALEKGIDILAESVAVTLGPKGRNVVLEKKFGAPQIINDGVTIAKEIELEDHIENTGVALIRQAASKTNDAAGDGTTTATVLAHAMVKAGLRNVAAGANAITLKKGIDKASDFLVSKIEEMAKPIADSNAIAQVGTISAGNDEEVGKMIADAMDKVGKEGVISLEEGKSMETELEVTEGMRFDKGYISPYFATDTERMEAVLDEPYILLTDKKIGLVQDLVPVLEQIARTGKPLLIIAEDIEKEALATLVVNRLRGVLNVAAVKAPGFGDRRKAMLEDMAVLTNGQLITEDAGLKLENAKLEMLGTARRVTINKDTTTIVAEGNEAAVGARCEQIKKQMDETDSTYDKEKLQERLAKLAGGVAVVKVGAATETEMKDKKLRLEDAINATKAAVEEGIVPGGGTTLAHLAPALEQWAASSLSGEELIGANIVAAALTAPLMRIAENAGANGAVVAENVKARAGAEGFNAASGEYVDMLAAGIVDPAKVTRSGLQNAASIAGMVLTTECIVADLPEKKEAAPAGGGMGGGDFDY, from the coding sequence ATGGCAAAGCGCATTATCTACAACGAGAACGCCCGTCGCGCACTCGAGAAAGGCATCGACATCCTGGCCGAATCCGTCGCGGTGACCCTCGGCCCCAAGGGGCGCAACGTGGTGCTCGAGAAGAAGTTCGGCGCTCCTCAGATCATCAATGACGGCGTCACCATCGCCAAGGAGATCGAGCTCGAAGACCACATCGAGAACACCGGCGTAGCCCTGATCCGTCAGGCCGCCTCCAAAACCAATGACGCCGCCGGCGACGGCACCACCACCGCCACCGTCCTGGCTCACGCCATGGTCAAGGCCGGCCTGCGTAACGTGGCTGCTGGTGCCAATGCCATCACCCTGAAGAAGGGCATCGATAAGGCCTCCGATTTCCTGGTCAGCAAGATCGAGGAAATGGCCAAGCCCATCGCCGACAGCAACGCCATCGCTCAGGTCGGCACCATCTCAGCCGGTAACGACGAGGAAGTCGGCAAGATGATTGCTGATGCCATGGACAAGGTCGGCAAAGAAGGTGTGATTTCCCTGGAAGAGGGCAAGTCCATGGAGACCGAGCTTGAGGTCACCGAGGGCATGCGTTTTGACAAGGGCTACATCTCCCCTTATTTCGCCACCGACACCGAGCGGATGGAAGCCGTCCTAGACGAGCCCTACATCCTGCTCACCGACAAGAAAATCGGTTTGGTGCAGGACCTGGTGCCCGTCCTCGAGCAGATTGCCCGCACCGGTAAGCCTCTGCTGATCATTGCTGAGGATATTGAGAAGGAAGCCCTCGCCACCCTGGTGGTGAACCGTCTGCGTGGCGTGCTGAATGTGGCTGCGGTGAAGGCCCCTGGTTTTGGTGATCGCCGCAAGGCCATGTTGGAAGACATGGCTGTTCTGACCAACGGTCAGCTGATCACCGAGGACGCCGGCCTCAAGCTGGAGAACGCCAAGCTGGAGATGCTGGGCACCGCCCGCCGCGTCACCATCAACAAAGACACCACCACCATCGTTGCCGAGGGCAACGAGGCGGCTGTCGGCGCCCGCTGCGAACAGATCAAGAAGCAGATGGACGAGACCGACTCCACCTACGACAAGGAGAAGCTGCAGGAGCGTCTGGCCAAACTGGCCGGTGGCGTTGCTGTGGTGAAGGTGGGTGCGGCCACCGAAACCGAGATGAAGGACAAGAAACTCCGTCTCGAGGATGCCATCAACGCCACCAAGGCGGCTGTTGAGGAAGGCATCGTTCCTGGCGGCGGAACCACCCTGGCGCACCTGGCTCCGGCCCTCGAGCAGTGGGCAGCCTCCAGCCTGTCCGGAGAGGAACTGATCGGCGCCAACATCGTGGCGGCTGCTCTCACCGCACCGCTGATGCGCATCGCTGAAAACGCAGGTGCCAACGGCGCTGTTGTGGCTGAGAACGTCAAGGCTCGCGCTGGTGCCGAAGGCTTCAACGCTGCCTCCGGCGAGTACGTCGACATGCTGGCTGCTGGCATTGTCGACCCGGCCAAAGTGACCCGCTCCGGTCTGCAGAATGCCGCCTCCATCGCTGGCATGGTGCTGACCACCGAGTGCATCGTGGCTGATCTGCCTGAGAAGAAGGAAGCAGCTCCTGCCGGCGGCGGCATGGGTGGCGGCGACTTCGACTACTGA
- the secG gene encoding preprotein translocase subunit SecG has protein sequence MLTSILSWSWIGTGILLIILVLLHSPKGDGMGGLAASGSSMFSSASSAEATLNRLTWTCLALFLSLAVILSAGWLA, from the coding sequence ATGCTGACCTCAATTCTGTCCTGGAGCTGGATTGGCACAGGCATCCTGCTGATCATCTTGGTGTTGTTGCACAGCCCCAAGGGTGATGGCATGGGTGGATTGGCCGCCAGCGGCAGCTCGATGTTCAGCAGCGCCAGCAGTGCAGAAGCAACATTGAATCGACTGACATGGACGTGCCTGGCTCTCTTCCTGTCTTTAGCCGTGATCCTGAGTGCTGGCTGGTTGGCCTAG
- the gpmI gene encoding 2,3-bisphosphoglycerate-independent phosphoglycerate mutase produces MNVGKNTTNGSGRSGSVAPVVLTILDGWGHRDASEHNAIQQSGTPVMDALWHAYPHTLIEASGSHVGLPDQQMGNSEVGHLTIGAGRIIRQELVRISDTVRSNQLGDMPVLTSLAERIQKRGGTLHLLGLCSDGGVHSHVDHLCGLIRWAADSGISDLAVHAITDGRDTPTQSAPSYISQVEAALNQCGVGQLTSLCGRYWAMDRDQRWERTQKAYNLYTDPAIAVDNRTPEQVLAASYAEGITDEFLEPVRLQNGVIKDGDSVLVFNFRPDRARQIVQALCLADFEAFKRSHVPTLDVVTFTQVEQDLPVQVAFPPEPLDQLLGQVVADAGLKQYRTAETEKYPHVTYFMNGGIEQPLEGEERHLVPSPRVATYDLSPAMSAEQLTDSCIAAIGKADYALIVINYANPDMVGHTGVMDAAMEAIQTVDRCIGRLLDAVGRQGGTMLITADHGNAELMQGPDGQAWTAHTTNPVPVILIEGERRKLPGHGNGITLRENGGLADIAPTLLQILDLPQPEAMTGVSLIAPISNMDPTPMTARLPLSV; encoded by the coding sequence GTGAACGTGGGGAAAAACACAACCAACGGTTCAGGTCGCTCCGGCTCAGTGGCACCTGTGGTCCTTACCATCCTGGATGGGTGGGGGCATCGGGACGCAAGCGAGCACAACGCCATTCAGCAAAGCGGAACACCGGTGATGGATGCCCTGTGGCATGCCTATCCACACACGCTGATTGAGGCCAGCGGATCCCATGTGGGGCTGCCCGATCAGCAGATGGGCAATTCCGAGGTCGGTCACCTGACCATCGGTGCGGGCCGGATCATCCGCCAGGAGCTGGTGAGGATCAGCGACACCGTACGCAGCAACCAGCTGGGGGACATGCCCGTGCTGACGTCACTGGCGGAACGGATCCAGAAGCGGGGAGGAACACTGCACCTGCTGGGCCTCTGTTCCGACGGCGGTGTTCACAGCCATGTGGACCACCTCTGTGGACTGATCCGCTGGGCTGCCGACAGCGGCATCTCCGATCTCGCCGTCCATGCCATTACCGACGGCCGCGACACCCCCACCCAAAGCGCACCGAGCTACATCAGCCAGGTGGAAGCCGCCTTGAACCAATGCGGCGTGGGCCAGCTCACCAGCCTCTGCGGCCGGTACTGGGCCATGGATCGAGACCAGCGCTGGGAGCGAACCCAGAAGGCCTACAACCTCTACACCGACCCTGCCATCGCGGTGGACAACCGAACGCCCGAGCAGGTGCTGGCGGCCAGTTATGCCGAGGGAATCACCGACGAGTTCCTCGAACCGGTCCGCCTGCAGAACGGCGTGATCAAGGACGGCGACAGTGTTCTGGTGTTCAACTTCCGACCGGATCGTGCCCGCCAGATTGTGCAAGCGCTGTGCCTTGCAGACTTCGAGGCGTTCAAGCGCAGCCACGTTCCGACATTGGACGTGGTGACCTTCACCCAGGTGGAACAGGACCTGCCCGTCCAGGTCGCCTTCCCTCCAGAGCCGCTCGATCAACTGCTGGGCCAGGTGGTGGCCGACGCGGGGCTGAAGCAGTACCGCACAGCAGAGACGGAGAAGTATCCCCATGTCACCTACTTCATGAATGGGGGCATCGAACAGCCACTGGAGGGGGAAGAGCGCCACCTTGTGCCGTCACCGAGGGTCGCCACCTATGACCTCTCACCGGCGATGTCTGCCGAGCAACTCACCGACAGCTGCATCGCAGCTATCGGAAAAGCAGACTATGCGCTGATTGTGATCAACTACGCCAATCCCGATATGGTTGGTCACACCGGTGTGATGGATGCCGCGATGGAAGCCATCCAGACGGTTGACCGCTGCATTGGCCGCTTGCTGGATGCCGTAGGACGCCAGGGAGGAACCATGTTGATCACGGCCGATCACGGCAATGCAGAGTTGATGCAGGGTCCGGATGGCCAGGCCTGGACAGCCCACACCACCAATCCGGTGCCTGTGATCCTGATCGAGGGGGAGCGGCGCAAGTTGCCTGGCCACGGCAACGGAATCACGCTGCGTGAAAACGGAGGGCTGGCTGATATCGCACCAACCTTGCTTCAGATTCTTGATCTGCCGCAGCCGGAGGCGATGACTGGTGTCAGTCTGATCGCTCCAATCTCCAACATGGACCCCACCCCCATGACCGCTCGCTTGCCTCTTTCCGTCTGA
- the pyrR gene encoding bifunctional pyr operon transcriptional regulator/uracil phosphoribosyltransferase PyrR, with amino-acid sequence MADTDRIEILSARELGLTLARLASQVLESAEDSRKLILLGIPTRGVQLSKVLARELERLTGHAIAQGSIDPTFHRDDLERIGTRLPQLTTLPTSIEDRLVILVDDVIFTGRTVRAALEALQSWGRPQRVMLLAMVDRGHRELPIQPDFCGRVVPTRRSESIELRLQDVDGEEGVFLNRASRSF; translated from the coding sequence ATGGCCGACACTGACCGGATCGAAATTCTTTCGGCGCGAGAGCTTGGCCTCACCCTGGCCCGCTTGGCGTCACAGGTTCTGGAAAGTGCTGAGGACAGCCGAAAGCTCATCTTGCTGGGCATACCCACGCGCGGCGTTCAGTTGTCAAAGGTCCTTGCACGGGAATTGGAGCGGCTGACGGGCCATGCGATCGCGCAGGGCTCAATTGATCCCACATTCCATCGCGATGACCTGGAGCGTATCGGTACTCGACTTCCTCAGCTGACCACATTGCCCACAAGCATTGAAGACCGTTTGGTCATCCTGGTGGATGATGTGATCTTCACTGGTCGAACGGTGCGTGCAGCGCTGGAGGCCCTTCAGAGCTGGGGACGTCCGCAACGCGTGATGCTTTTGGCCATGGTGGATCGTGGCCATCGTGAATTGCCCATCCAGCCCGATTTCTGCGGTCGCGTTGTTCCTACCCGACGCAGCGAAAGCATCGAGCTGCGCCTGCAGGATGTGGATGGCGAAGAGGGAGTGTTCCTGAATCGGGCTAGTCGATCATTTTGA
- a CDS encoding ferredoxin-thioredoxin reductase variable chain has translation MKAGDRVTVEASVVVFNHPEHRGKAFDMKGQCGDVVNVLNDWKGRVISPTLPVIVAFGRYKAHFRADELKMID, from the coding sequence ATGAAGGCGGGCGACAGGGTGACGGTTGAGGCATCCGTCGTGGTGTTCAACCATCCCGAGCACAGGGGTAAAGCCTTCGACATGAAGGGCCAGTGCGGTGACGTGGTGAATGTGCTCAACGACTGGAAGGGACGTGTGATCAGCCCAACGCTTCCAGTGATCGTTGCCTTCGGCCGCTACAAGGCCCATTTCCGCGCCGATGAACTCAAAATGATCGACTAG
- a CDS encoding Hsp70 family protein: MGEEKLQHSDHRGGTLAIDLGSTTTVVAYQGSTSTKPELLNLSAICSRPGEIPSLVWRATQRPLIGRQVVESGLCDSRDGRLHRDFKGRIGQADAPDQDEACWAGEQLIQQIWSRLPPDLAIKRLVLTAPVECYRTYRSWLLQACRALPVDEIALVDEPTAAAMGAGLPAGSTLLVVDLGGSTLDLALVALEGGEGRAAPIAQLLRLGGRSLGDNSRQMLRTAKVLGKAGLRLGGREIDRWIVDHCCPGQAASAPLLNAAERLKCRLSDTTLGEREKLMELAVDDHEHVLRLARSDLNTLLLKRGFGDALERLLESCLAGGRRNNCSLEDLEGVVAVGGGAQLPFLRQWLSENTAPARLLTPPPVEAVALGALQLTPGVAIRDVLQHGVSLRFWDQRSNSHRWHPLFVAGQPWPSPSPLDLVLAASQTGQRSLELVLGEPSPQGSHSVVFIDGLPTLQEQTAGEVSHQAWPGAPLVLPLDPAGERGEDCLRLRWSIDGQAQLQLEINDLRSGQAWAYPTLGAVR; this comes from the coding sequence GTGGGCGAAGAAAAGCTTCAGCATTCGGACCATCGGGGCGGAACACTCGCCATCGACCTGGGCAGCACCACCACGGTGGTGGCCTATCAAGGTTCGACATCAACCAAACCCGAGCTGCTGAACCTGTCAGCGATCTGCAGCCGGCCCGGTGAAATTCCCAGCCTTGTGTGGAGGGCGACGCAACGACCGCTGATCGGTCGGCAGGTGGTCGAATCGGGGTTATGCGACAGCCGTGACGGCCGACTGCATCGGGACTTCAAGGGCCGTATCGGTCAAGCAGACGCCCCTGATCAGGACGAAGCCTGTTGGGCAGGAGAGCAGCTGATCCAGCAGATCTGGAGCCGCCTCCCCCCCGACCTCGCGATCAAACGCCTGGTGCTCACCGCCCCAGTGGAGTGCTATCGGACTTACCGAAGCTGGTTGCTGCAGGCCTGCAGAGCCTTGCCGGTGGACGAAATAGCCCTGGTCGATGAACCCACCGCAGCAGCCATGGGCGCAGGCCTCCCGGCAGGATCCACCCTGCTGGTGGTCGACCTGGGGGGAAGCACCCTGGATCTGGCCCTGGTGGCCCTGGAAGGCGGCGAAGGTCGTGCAGCACCAATCGCACAACTACTGCGGCTGGGGGGACGCAGCCTGGGGGACAACAGCCGACAGATGCTGCGCACGGCAAAGGTGCTGGGCAAGGCAGGGCTGCGCCTCGGTGGCCGCGAGATTGATCGCTGGATCGTGGACCACTGTTGCCCGGGACAAGCCGCCAGCGCCCCTCTGCTCAATGCCGCCGAACGACTCAAATGCCGGCTGAGCGACACCACTCTGGGCGAACGCGAAAAGCTCATGGAGTTGGCGGTGGATGACCATGAGCATGTTCTTCGCCTGGCACGCAGCGACCTCAACACGCTGCTGCTGAAGCGCGGATTCGGAGACGCGCTCGAACGACTGCTGGAGAGCTGCCTGGCTGGCGGTCGCCGCAACAACTGCAGCCTTGAGGATCTTGAGGGGGTTGTGGCCGTCGGAGGCGGAGCCCAGCTGCCCTTCCTGCGCCAATGGCTCTCCGAGAACACGGCTCCAGCACGCTTGCTCACCCCCCCACCAGTGGAGGCCGTGGCCCTCGGCGCCCTGCAACTCACCCCCGGCGTTGCCATCCGGGATGTGCTCCAGCACGGTGTTTCCCTGCGCTTCTGGGATCAGCGCAGCAACAGCCACCGCTGGCATCCACTGTTCGTTGCAGGGCAACCCTGGCCGAGCCCTTCCCCCCTCGATCTCGTGCTGGCCGCCAGCCAGACCGGGCAACGGAGCCTGGAGCTGGTGCTGGGGGAACCGAGCCCCCAGGGCAGCCACAGCGTGGTCTTCATCGATGGGTTGCCAACCCTTCAGGAGCAGACCGCAGGGGAGGTCTCCCATCAAGCCTGGCCCGGCGCCCCCCTGGTCCTACCTCTGGACCCCGCCGGCGAACGGGGTGAGGATTGCCTGAGGCTGCGCTGGAGCATTGATGGGCAGGCGCAGCTCCAACTTGAGATCAACGACCTGCGCTCCGGACAAGCGTGGGCTTACCCAACGCTGGGTGCCGTCCGATAG
- a CDS encoding DNA-directed RNA polymerase subunit omega: MLSAGVNPKDLAKRGESLIRQSSNRYLTTVRIAFRAKQRRFDDFDGLLEESSVKPVQRAIVELSDEQDQPDLLPG, translated from the coding sequence GTGCTTTCTGCCGGAGTGAACCCCAAGGACCTCGCCAAACGTGGCGAAAGTTTGATCCGTCAATCCAGTAATCGTTATCTGACCACGGTGCGGATTGCCTTTCGGGCTAAACAGCGGCGTTTCGACGACTTCGATGGTCTGCTGGAGGAATCCAGTGTCAAGCCGGTTCAGCGGGCCATCGTGGAATTGAGCGACGAACAGGACCAGCCCGATCTGCTGCCTGGTTGA
- a CDS encoding DUF1818 family protein, with the protein MIQQEGAGWRLSLDPSRGQYCVLVGGERWAFELTEPEWRDLVDLVATLEQQHRGLVDQLMPEEVIELELDRDLWWGCLSGDRHQWELRILLTPLEGRAAEGEWPAPAAAAVVAAMRTLWDSQH; encoded by the coding sequence GTGATTCAGCAGGAGGGAGCCGGTTGGCGTTTGTCTTTGGATCCCTCCCGAGGGCAGTACTGCGTTCTTGTTGGCGGAGAGCGCTGGGCGTTTGAGTTGACCGAGCCGGAGTGGCGGGATCTGGTGGATCTCGTGGCGACCCTGGAGCAGCAGCATCGGGGCCTGGTTGACCAGCTGATGCCGGAGGAAGTGATTGAGCTGGAGTTAGACCGTGACCTCTGGTGGGGATGTTTGAGCGGCGATCGCCACCAATGGGAGTTGCGCATCCTGCTGACGCCGCTGGAGGGGCGGGCTGCTGAGGGTGAATGGCCTGCCCCTGCAGCAGCAGCGGTGGTGGCTGCGATGAGAACGTTGTGGGACTCGCAGCATTGA
- a CDS encoding DUF2811 domain-containing protein → MPEGLEQAAAETSVVSFQSELPQPLQQAMTQFIEGHPNWDQYRLVQAALAGFLVQNGKPSREITRVYVGNMFRRESLLNGV, encoded by the coding sequence ATGCCGGAAGGCCTTGAGCAAGCCGCGGCTGAGACCAGTGTTGTGAGTTTCCAGTCGGAACTTCCACAGCCCCTTCAGCAGGCCATGACCCAGTTCATCGAGGGGCATCCGAATTGGGATCAATACCGATTGGTTCAGGCGGCATTGGCCGGTTTTCTCGTCCAAAACGGCAAGCCCTCACGAGAGATCACTCGGGTTTATGTCGGAAACATGTTTCGCCGGGAGTCATTGCTCAATGGGGTCTGA
- a CDS encoding EVE domain-containing protein, with product MKSEPDAYGIDDLRREGTTLWDGIRNYQARNFMRSMEVGDQAFFYHSNCKPPGIIGLMDVMETGLVDPTQFDPTAKYYDPKSTPEKPRWDCARLRFLGEFDTLLSLDQLRDLYTEEQLPVIKRGNRLSILPVPVDTANDLLSRLGQFH from the coding sequence ATGAAAAGCGAACCCGACGCCTACGGGATCGATGATCTGCGTCGCGAGGGCACCACGCTGTGGGACGGCATTCGCAACTACCAGGCGCGCAATTTCATGCGCAGCATGGAGGTGGGCGACCAAGCATTTTTTTACCACTCCAATTGCAAACCACCCGGGATCATCGGGCTGATGGACGTGATGGAGACCGGTCTGGTGGATCCCACTCAATTTGATCCCACAGCCAAGTACTACGACCCCAAGTCGACCCCCGAGAAACCGCGCTGGGACTGCGCCCGTCTGCGCTTTCTTGGAGAGTTCGACACTCTGCTCAGTCTCGATCAGCTGCGGGACCTCTATACCGAAGAGCAGCTGCCCGTGATCAAACGCGGCAACAGGCTCTCGATCCTTCCGGTTCCCGTCGACACCGCCAACGACCTCCTCTCACGGCTTGGCCAGTTCCACTGA